A region of the Vicia villosa cultivar HV-30 ecotype Madison, WI unplaced genomic scaffold, Vvil1.0 ctg.000852F_1_1, whole genome shotgun sequence genome:
cagaaaagggaagaagcctatggataagagtaagccatatggtagaggtaattccaagactggtggttggaagaagcctagtgggggagactccagtgcttttgtcaggtgctataattgtggtgagatcgggcaccgtaggaatgagtgcaaactgaaccagaagaagtgcttcaagtgtgaagaagtgggtcatgttgccgctgattgtaagaagaaggttgtgacttgttacaattgtggtgaagaaggtcacattagcccacaatgTCCTAAaccaaagaagaaccaagctggaggaaaggtttttgccttGTCTGGATCAGAgaccactccggaggatagactaattaaaggtacgtgttttattcatggcacacctttagttgcgattgttgatactggagcaactcattcttttatttctttggattgtgctaagaggttgaatttggaaatatctgaaataaatggaagtatggttattgatactcctgcgtcgggttcagtaactacttcgtctgcatgcttgaattgtccggttgacatttttggtagagaattcgggatggacttagtgtgccttccgttgaaacaactcgatgtaatcctgggaatgaactggttagaatttaaccgtgttcacatcaactgtttttcgaagacagtaatctttcctgaagaagttaattctaatgatctggaaatgacagctagacaggtggagGAAGCTATCAAgaatggtgcaacagtgtttatgttgtttgcgttGGTGAATTCGAGGGGAAAAGTAGTGAGTAGTGAACTACCTGTAGTGTGtgattttccagaagtttttccggaagaagtgaatgaattaccaccagaaagagaagtagagttttccattgaattgattccgggaactagtccagtgtcgatggcaccgtatcgtatgtcaccgtctgagttgactgaactgaagaagcagttggaagagttacttgagaagaaattcattcgtcctagtgtttctccgtggggtgcgcctgtgttgctagtgaagaagaaagagggttcaatgaggttgtgtgtggattacagacaattgaacaaggttactatcaagaatcggtatccattgccgaggattgatgatttgatggatcagctggctggagcgcgtgtgtttagtaagattgatctgagatctgggtatcaccaaattcgtgtgaaagatgatgatattcataagactgcttttagaacaaggtatggacattacgagtattctgtaatgccgtttagagttactaatgcacctggtgtttttatggagtatatgaataggatattacatccttatctcgataagttcgtggtggtgtttatagatgatatcctaatatattctaagaacgaAGAAGAACATGTGGGACATCTCAGGactgtgttagagctgttaaaagagaagcaactttttgccaaactatcgaagtgtgaattttaaGCCCAATAACATATTGTCTCATAATTCTCCTAATTACTCAAATAGCCCAATTAGCATAaaaacacataattaaataattatcataccaaataataattaaataaaataaataattaataaaaactcCAAATaagctaattaataaaatagctaataaaatcgAGATGTTACAATTTTCATCTCAAATCAAAAATACCTATATTTGTAAGAatacaaaattaaactaaaaaatttataaaaataaatctaaacaaataatataataacataaattaattatatatttaaatgttCTAAAAAGGAAACTTATACTCTGGTTGCCCGCCTCGAGGCTATACGTCTTTTACTAGCCTTTGCATGTaataatttcaaattatattaatGAGGAAGTGTATGTCTCACAACCTCCGAGTTTTGAAAATTATGAGTATCCTAATCATGTTTACAAACTAAAACGTGCTTTGTTTGGCCTCAAACAATCCCATACGGTTTGGTATGAGCGACTTAGAAAATTCTTACTTGATCAAGGATATTCTAGAGGGAATGTCAATACAACACTTTTCATTAAGCGTCAAGGAAAACACATACTTCTAGTTCAAAATTATGTTGACGATATCATATCTGGCTCTACTAACATGCAATTGGTCAaggatttttctaagcttatgcggGGTGAGTTTGAAATGAGTCTTATCGGGAagttgaattactttcttggACTCTAAATCAAACAAATCAACGAAGGAACTTTTGTATGTTAAACAAAATATTGTCACGAATTGTTAAAGTCGTTCGGTATGGATGATGAAAAATCAATTGACACTCAAATGCCTACAAATGGAAACTTTGATAAGGATGAGAATGGTAAGGATGTATATGTCAAAAAGTATAGAGGTACGATTGAATATCTTTTATATCTTACTGCATCTAGGCATGATATTATGTTTAGCATTTGTATACCCGCTCATTATGAATCGGCTCCTAAGGAATCACATCTAAAAGTTGTTAGGCGCATCCTTAGATACCTTCATGGCATATCTAAGTACGGGCTTTGGTATTTCAAAGGAAGCGATTGCAATTTTGTTGATTATTACGATTCCGAATTTGCCGGTTGCAAATAACATAGGAAGAGTACTATTGGAACTtgaaacatgttttcaaattgcTTAGTTAGTTAGCATAGAAAGAAACAGATTTTCGTTGCTTTGTCAACTGTCAAGGCGGAATACGTTGCAGTCGGTATTTGTTGTGCTCAAATTTTATGGCTTAAAAAACAACTACTTGATTTCGATATTAAACATTCACGTATTCCTATTATGTGCGACAACAGTAGTGCAATTAATCTAACCAAAAATATTGTGCTACATtctcgcactaaacacattgAGGTACGTCACTACTTCCTACGTGACCATCTTGAAAAGGGAGATAttgtatttgagcatgttgataaCAAAGATCAACttgctgatattttcacaaaacatCTTGCAATCAAACCATTTTTCAACATTCAAAGGGAATTGAGGATACTTGATATCTCAAATCTCgcattaaacatcattttacttGAATGCCATCTATAtacatatatacttgttcaaacTTTCCTTGAAAGTACCTTCTCATGGAGTGCATCCTTCACAAATCTGTTTATGAGGTATTATCGTTCCATTCTCTCTTTATAAataaatctttttactattacaTGTTATTTATGTTCCAAATGCTTGATAAATTTATGTATGACATACTACCAAGAATATTCACttccaaaaaaaattgtttaacctATGAGTATTTGCAATCCatatgtttatagtgacttcatgttttAATCATTTGCACTTCACCACCATATAAATTCAGCACATTTGAAGTGTCCTTGATATCATTAATTATTGAGCATGATATTTATCACTATTCCTTGCATGAATGAGATTGAGCATGCTATAATGTACATAAAATCATGTCACATTTTACCAAGCTAGGCACATGCATGTGCAACACTGGGGTCATTTTTGAAGCAACTTAAGAATTTCTCATTATATTGTATCTAGCATCTTTCATGCTATTGTATTTGTTATTGGGGTCATTTGTGGAAACAATTTTACAATGTTATTTGAATTGTCGTCTTATTTATGCCCAATCATTTCAATTTTGTGTCTCTCCATGTATATCAGTATATGTGAGTGTACATTCTTACTTTGCAAATGCCTCTATGTTATATATTAGTATCTGTGTGTTAAATGATACTTCTCATGGCTTTCTTTGTCTCCTTTTGATGTTGATAAAGGGGGAGAAGCATATGCGAGAAGTTGGGTTGCACACATTCAGAGGGAGCCTTCATGAAGACACGAAATGCATCATCGCAAGTCTtaccatcataaaaaaggggagtATGCGAGTGCAATTTCCTGttagatgttttgcatgatgtcaaaactatGATAACTTTAGCATTTATGTATATTGGACGGCATCTCTGAGTCTTAATGTGCATCTTAGTATTAGGAAACTTAGAATGCATTTAGAAAAGGTGGGTCAATCTATATAGTACGTTAAGGGTGCGTCAATTTGATATAAATATTACTCATAATATGTACACCTATGTGAAGACTTGATAACTTTTTATCAATAATTTGTGAGGTGTTATCATCAGTTAAACACATAATAGtacaaatattttaatgttaTCCTACTTCACAATAAAGCTTGATTACATATACTTTAAGAATATTATCCTTATGTTTAATGGAGTCTCACAATTAAGTCAAACTTAATGATTCATAAAATTAACTATAATGACGCCCCTATTTTTCCCTCATGTATGTATTAAACATAATGCACAGATTGTGTCATCCTTGTTTACTTTAATATTGGGCACTTATACATTTATCATGTTACGCATGATGGAAAAATTTTCATCTAGGTCCCTCTTTTCCCTCATCATTATTTGTGGAGTATCCATAAACAATCTTTATAATCATCCTCTAACAGACAATGtttaatcaataataaaatattcGACTCCATATAAAGAGACCATAGCGGCTTCTGGTCGAAGGGTGGTATACATCATTATCACCTTGTGAATAACTTAAGACACTtgcataacattatatgtatcatttTCATGGTGGGTGATAACACGAAATTGTATCATAAATTTGACTTGATTCGCATGGATTTTAGTCTAGTTTTCATTTATCTATGTCTTGTTATGTCGGCCTTATTGTTATATTTCAGGTGCCTCGAGTAGAAATGGCTAAAAAGGATATTTGAGTAAAAAGGATAAGAAATGAAGGAAAATAAAAAAGTGCAAGAACAAGTACAAATCAAGAAGAAATGAAGCAAAATTATTGAAGGGTGGCTCCCACCACACAACAACGTGGCCCCTGCCACATGGAAAGGGTGACACCCACCACCATAGGTAAGACAGGCGCCCACCACATCACTAGTGTGGCACCTACCACATCAAGTGTGGCGCCCACAACCACTAAGGGAGTGGCACCTGCCACTCGAAAATGTGGCGCCTTCCATGCATCCACTTCTCCTCTTTCTGCCCAATCTTCATGGTTTTTCTCCACGAGGtcacttttcttgatttttctccatGAACTCCTAAATTCTTGGGCAAACATTTTCTACTAATTTTGAAGATGATAAATAGAACCTTagatttatttttggtttatgatTATGATTGATAGCCGTAATTACATGATTGAATTAAAAACCACGTTCAACTCAATTTCCAGAGCCCGGGATGTGAGGACCGTCGTTTTAACGGGACTCGGTAATTCAAACAGCGTAATTTCTCATTAATTAATTTTCTGGTTttagctttcaaacttaatcaaaaCGGTTTAACACGAGAGTGAAAACCAATTAAGGTTTAGTCCAATTAGACCGAGAGGGTGAGGAACGACCAGATAGTGAAAGCTAGGCATTAATCCTAAATACAGCGAGAGCACTTTAGGTATCAATTAGGATTTAAtaacatttcaaaatatatttttaattgaaatgGGCGAGCAAGAGAAAAATCTCATGGTTAGGAGTGTGGCTTTAATCAATTAGATCGAAAGGGTGAGATTGagtctttaaattttttattttctactgAAAACGATTTATTATTAAACCAACACTGAATCATTATTGAGTCCCCGAAGAGCGACTAGATATCACAGTCCGGTCtcgcttttatttatattttcttaatcAAATTTTACTACTTATTTTTGCAACTTAAAATCCTTTCCGATAGTCTTAGATTTACAAAGCAATAGTAGATATCGGTGGGTTGACTATTGGTCTCTGtgggttcgacaatcttttatattacctCAATATTTCCGTGCTCTTGCGGACGCATCAGTGGgtcaatttttaatataaatattactttCAATATGTATACCTATGTGAAGATTTGATAACTCTTTATCCATTATGTGAGGTGTGATCATCATTTAACCACATAATTGTAtcattgatttaattttatcccatttcaCAATAAAGCTTGACTATGAATACTTTAAGAATAATGTCCATACGTTTAATGGAGTCTCATGATTAATTCAAACTTAATTCTTCATCAAACTTATTAGAACTATGTACCTTTTTTACCCTCATGTATATAATGCACACAAGTCATAGACCATATCACCCTTGTCTAGTTCAATATTGAGCCACTAGACATTTGTCCCTCAGCATGATTTATGAAGTAAACATCAACCATATTTATAATGATCCTGCTACAGACAATTTTTAAACTACAATAAAATACTTGGCCCTACATCTAGGATCCGTAATAGCTTCCAGGTCGAAGAGTAGTATACACCATTATCACCTTTTAAGGAACTTATGACACTTTCATAACATTTTAAGTAGTATTTTTGTAGTGGGTCAATTCgatataaatattactcctaataaGTATACCTTAAGACTTAATAGCTCTTTATCCATGATCGGTGAGGTGTGATAATCATTTCACCACATAATAGTATCAATGCTTTAATGTTATCTCACTTCACAATAAAGCTTGACTAtggatattttaataatattgttcTTATGTTTAATGGAGTCTCATGATTAAGTCAAGCCTAATACTTCATCAAATGGACTAGATAATCTAGGGACTTTATTACTTTAGAAAAAccaaataatgaataaatgactTATTATTGGTAGTAGGTAATTTGATACCAGTAGCaagttttaataaatatattgacCTCTAGAGCTTGCGGCAACAATTTTCACATCTCACATATCTCCTTACACGTCCTAGGTTTTATGAAAGCACGATGCTCATCCAATTCCCTATTAATCACCACCCCCTGCTAAAAAGAAAGAAGGACGGGGAGGGCATAAACCAATACTTGTGATTTTCTTATAGAAATGATGATGAACTTGTAGAAAGAAATGCAGTCCTtagaaaaaaagacaaaatatagAAGGAAACATTGAAGAGAAAATATTGTGAATCATGTATTTAAAGGGGTTTAGTTTTCTTCCTAGATCGAGTTGGGTGAGCATTGTGAGTGCACTTTCCCGTTAGATTTTTGCATGATATCAAAACTATGATAACTTTAGTATTTATGTATATTGGACGATATCTCTGAGTCGTTATGTGCAGCTTTGCATTAGGGAACTTAGAATGCATTTAGAAAAGTTTAGAAAAGGTTTTAAACATCAAAAACATGTTTTCATGcatcaaaattaagaatttttctaaaaaaaccagtctatgtgtcgacacatacgggCTATGAGTCAACACATGCACAGTATTATAAAGGTTGTAGCCTCTGTAACTCACATGTCGACACATACAATATTTTAAGTCGACACATGTGGATCAATattaaagcttataggctatggttgCATGAGTCAACATATaatgtaaattttatttatatgagTTGATACATAGAAGGAATTTTTTCTCTATGAGTTGACACATACTACTTTTGTGTCGACACATGCAACCCATTTTTAAAGCCTATAATTTTTGTTTCTCATGTGTCGACACTTAACCTGATATAGGTTGACACATGCATCAACATGAGTCGACACATACTGTTGTTGCAGCCGGCAAAATATAAAGAGTCGCCGCCATATTTTCTTAGTTCCTAAGGAACATGGGAAATAGTGATAAATCCTAAAAGAGGAATAATACGATCATCACAACGAAATAAAAGATTTTGGGAGTTGGTTAAGTGAGGGAATGTGTTAGGCACCCCTCACTTCTcaccttttttttataatattcctTGTCAGTTTCTTCCTCTATGATAGTATATCTTCTCTTTTAGTTAATTTCACTTTATCTATTTATTTCAATTTTGATATACATATTGTTACCAATTGGGTAGGGCCGACCTTGGGCAAGGACAATCAGGTCCACGGCCCAGGACCTCAAAAAATCGAAGGCCTCAAAATTAGGAGAATaggtaaaaattaataaataatatataataaatacatCATTTGCTAAAAGTTTAACATGTATCGGCGGCTCAGCGGTAATAAGCTTTTCAATGTACTGTCATAGTCTCGGGTCCTTCCATGAAGGACCAGTTTTTACAAtaccatattattattattattattattattattattattattattattattattatgaacaaGCTAATGTATCctattttgaataatatataagttatatttattttatatttaaaaaatttattatatgaaatttatttattattaaatttatatgataaaatataatgttattatttgtgtctaattttattatttattttattaaaaaattattattaaattttattctatAAAGAAATTCAGTATTTGCCTAGGGACTTTAAAAAAGTCAGGACCACCCTG
Encoded here:
- the LOC131631626 gene encoding uncharacterized mitochondrial protein AtMg00810-like, producing the protein MDDEKSIDTQMPTNGNFDKDENGKDVYVKKYRGTIEYLLYLTASRHDIMFSICIPAHYESAPKESHLKVVRRILRYLHGISKYGLWYFKGSDCNFVDYYDSEFAGCK